The following are encoded in a window of Brevibacillus sp. DP1.3A genomic DNA:
- a CDS encoding globin-coupled sensor protein, which yields MSTCPFSTLFGLKGKGKSESFFQGVKEKGEVHIVGKSTLAKQLAMINLTEEELTIVKALQPLIIQNIDAIVDYFYASIEKEPILMKIVNQNSTIERLKLTLNRHICEMFSGRIDSAYIEQRSRIAVIHMRIGLEPKWYLSAFQNMMVSLIDLLQKNIADKDEFVQALKAVTKILSIEQQIVLEEYENEHEKARQVEQDKKDELRILLTNSAHELAAVSEENSASVVQLTEQSREVLRFAENGTGFSTKAQDLSREGKEKLEKQQEQMCLIQSSVKQISEEMNAMEANAEKIQGIVEVVTAIAEQTNLLALNAAIEAARAGEQGRGFAVVADEVRKLAEQTKKSVFGVRELIEKTNQQTVVLSSVVVEIQALVQSSTAVVNETNAFFEGIMSAVSDSKEQSSRIQRELENFFKVMEDMNQAVAQVASSADELSEITENL from the coding sequence ATGAGCACATGTCCGTTTTCCACCCTTTTTGGGTTGAAAGGGAAAGGAAAAAGTGAATCTTTTTTTCAGGGGGTGAAGGAAAAGGGGGAAGTGCATATTGTAGGGAAAAGCACCCTCGCAAAGCAACTAGCAATGATCAACCTGACCGAAGAAGAACTGACCATTGTGAAAGCACTTCAGCCACTTATCATTCAAAATATTGACGCTATTGTCGACTACTTTTATGCCAGTATTGAAAAAGAACCGATTTTAATGAAGATTGTAAACCAAAATAGCACGATTGAACGGTTGAAATTAACGTTGAACCGCCATATCTGCGAAATGTTTAGCGGACGCATCGACAGCGCTTACATTGAACAGCGCAGTAGAATTGCGGTTATTCATATGCGAATTGGCTTGGAACCAAAATGGTACTTGAGTGCATTCCAAAACATGATGGTTTCCTTGATTGATCTCTTGCAAAAAAACATTGCGGACAAGGACGAATTCGTACAAGCCCTCAAGGCAGTCACGAAGATTCTCAGCATCGAACAGCAAATTGTGCTGGAGGAATATGAAAACGAGCATGAAAAGGCGCGGCAAGTGGAACAAGACAAAAAGGACGAGCTGCGAATCCTCCTGACCAATTCTGCGCATGAGCTGGCAGCGGTCTCAGAAGAAAACAGCGCGTCTGTTGTGCAATTGACTGAACAGTCGAGAGAAGTTCTTCGTTTTGCTGAAAATGGCACGGGCTTTTCCACGAAAGCACAAGACCTGTCCCGTGAAGGCAAAGAAAAGCTGGAAAAGCAACAGGAACAAATGTGTTTGATTCAGAGCAGTGTCAAGCAAATCTCGGAAGAAATGAACGCGATGGAGGCAAACGCAGAAAAAATCCAAGGGATTGTAGAGGTCGTGACGGCAATTGCTGAGCAGACAAATCTCTTGGCGTTAAATGCTGCGATTGAAGCAGCGCGTGCTGGCGAACAGGGACGTGGATTTGCCGTCGTAGCCGATGAGGTACGCAAGCTGGCAGAACAGACCAAAAAGTCGGTTTTCGGTGTGCGTGAGCTGATCGAAAAGACGAACCAACAGACAGTGGTCCTCTCGTCTGTCGTGGTTGAAATTCAAGCGCTGGTCCAATCGAGCACTGCGGTAGTAAACGAGACGAATGCCTTTTTTGAAGGAATCATGAGCGCTGTCTCAGACAGTAAAGAACAGAGCTCACGGATTCAGCGGGAGCTGGAAAACTTCTTCAAAGTCATGGAAGATATGAACCAAGCGGTTGCACAGGTAGCCAGCTCTGCGGATGAGCTGTCGGAAATAACAGAAAACCTGTAA
- a CDS encoding cysteine dioxygenase family protein has product MNLERLEHAFGSLVSPTPAQLRHALISLSPCMEQLGPYIPEPLNLPYGRKVLFSTPHVEVVLIHLPADQESIPHNHGDSFGWELVVSGTLTNTIYVQTNIENEVQRAQTTHVSTGEYYFVEPGEIHAIRNNGQSPVVSVNVYSPPLRNCRQYCSFEPTT; this is encoded by the coding sequence ATGAATCTGGAACGTCTGGAACATGCATTTGGCTCCCTCGTTTCGCCTACTCCTGCCCAGCTTAGACACGCTCTCATTTCCCTGTCTCCCTGCATGGAACAACTCGGTCCATACATCCCGGAGCCGCTAAATTTGCCTTACGGACGCAAAGTATTATTCTCCACGCCACATGTAGAGGTTGTCTTGATCCATCTGCCAGCAGATCAGGAATCCATACCGCATAATCATGGTGACTCTTTTGGATGGGAATTAGTAGTCTCAGGCACGTTAACAAATACGATTTATGTCCAAACGAATATTGAAAATGAAGTTCAACGAGCACAAACCACTCATGTCAGCACGGGTGAATACTATTTTGTAGAACCTGGGGAAATTCACGCCATTCGCAACAATGGACAAAGTCCAGTTGTTTCCGTAAATGTTTACAGTCCTCCATTGCGTAATTGCCGCCAATATTGCTCCTTTGAACCGACAACGTAA